The Anolis carolinensis isolate JA03-04 chromosome 2, rAnoCar3.1.pri, whole genome shotgun sequence genome has a window encoding:
- the tmem40 gene encoding transmembrane protein 40 isoform X1 yields the protein MSNPNSPNSHRTQNQKGKKQKREKRSNLQEESEDDSFEEFETDNQDPSTDVVPYGETEVMKREEAPTTGELSEKGVCPSHQPGWWTLSIRKDDEFFHFVILCFAVGILLVCYYKYNNWTVSLGIGLMTFAGLETTGIYFGLVHRIRSILESFVPLLQRIRTPGFRKVN from the exons ATGAGCAACCCAAATTCCCCTAACTCACATCGAACACAAAACCAAAAAG GAAAGAAACAAAAACGAGAGAAAAGATCCAACCTGCAAGAAGAGAGTGAGGATGACTCTTTTGAAGAGTTTGAAACAGATAATCAAG ATCCATCCACTGATGTTGTTCCATATGGTGAGACAG aAGTTATGAAGAGAGAAGAGGCACCTACAACTGGTGAAT TGTCTGAAAAGGGTGTCTGCCCATCTCATCAGCCAGGATGGTGGACACTGAGCATCCGAAAAGATG aTGAATTCTTCCATTTTGTCATTCTTTGTTTTGCGGTTGGAATCTTATTAGTTTGCTATTACAAATATAACA ATTGGACAGTTTCCCTTGGTATTGGCTTGATGACTTTTGCAGGCTTAGAAACCACTGGAATATATTTTGGCCTTG TGCACCGTATTCGAAGCATTCTGGAATCATTTGTTCCTCTCCTCCAGAGAATCAGAACACCAG GTTTCAGAAAGGTTAATTAA
- the tmem40 gene encoding transmembrane protein 40 isoform X2, giving the protein MSNPNSPNSHRTQNQKGKKQKREKRSNLQEESEDDSFEEFETDNQDPSTDVVPYGETEVMKREEAPTTVSEKGVCPSHQPGWWTLSIRKDDEFFHFVILCFAVGILLVCYYKYNNWTVSLGIGLMTFAGLETTGIYFGLVHRIRSILESFVPLLQRIRTPGFRKVN; this is encoded by the exons ATGAGCAACCCAAATTCCCCTAACTCACATCGAACACAAAACCAAAAAG GAAAGAAACAAAAACGAGAGAAAAGATCCAACCTGCAAGAAGAGAGTGAGGATGACTCTTTTGAAGAGTTTGAAACAGATAATCAAG ATCCATCCACTGATGTTGTTCCATATGGTGAGACAG aAGTTATGAAGAGAGAAGAGGCACCTACAACTG TGTCTGAAAAGGGTGTCTGCCCATCTCATCAGCCAGGATGGTGGACACTGAGCATCCGAAAAGATG aTGAATTCTTCCATTTTGTCATTCTTTGTTTTGCGGTTGGAATCTTATTAGTTTGCTATTACAAATATAACA ATTGGACAGTTTCCCTTGGTATTGGCTTGATGACTTTTGCAGGCTTAGAAACCACTGGAATATATTTTGGCCTTG TGCACCGTATTCGAAGCATTCTGGAATCATTTGTTCCTCTCCTCCAGAGAATCAGAACACCAG GTTTCAGAAAGGTTAATTAA